One part of the Ralstonia pickettii genome encodes these proteins:
- a CDS encoding carbohydrate porin, whose translation MGAVQQATAAFMLVLSLQSAALAAGAETPAADIPEPERWNVHGQFTNVTQWHPSFRSPYSGTNSLTPDNNTKETVDVTLYLGLRLWKGAELYANPEIDQGFGLSNTVGLAGFSSGEAYKIGNNAPYRKLPRLFLRQVINLGGEQQAVESAPNQLAGSRSADNVTITVGKFSVADIFDTNTYAHDPRGDFLNWAVIDAGAFDYAADAWGYTHGLAVEWTQSWWSLRGGLFALSVVPNSVTIDTTWKQYQWVGEFEARHDWFGRPGKVKLLAFATRGRMGGYGDAVNLAQQTGNTPDTGLVRRLAWRPGVALNLEQEITSDLGVFARASMNDGSKETYEFTDINQSVSAGFSLKGNRWGRPNDTFGAAVVVNGLSRAARQYFAAGGMGVLIGDGALNYGTERIAELYYNWAAIKHLTLGLNYQYVVHPAYNRDRGPVSIVGARVHAEF comes from the coding sequence ATGGGAGCCGTGCAACAAGCCACGGCGGCCTTCATGCTCGTATTGAGTCTGCAAAGCGCTGCGCTGGCGGCTGGCGCGGAAACGCCTGCCGCGGACATCCCGGAGCCGGAGCGATGGAACGTGCATGGACAGTTCACCAACGTGACGCAATGGCATCCGTCGTTCCGCTCGCCGTACAGCGGCACCAATAGCCTCACGCCTGACAACAACACCAAGGAGACGGTCGACGTCACGCTCTACCTCGGCCTGCGCCTGTGGAAGGGCGCCGAGCTGTACGCGAACCCGGAAATCGACCAAGGTTTCGGACTAAGCAATACGGTCGGCCTGGCCGGCTTCTCAAGCGGGGAGGCCTACAAGATCGGCAACAATGCCCCCTACCGCAAGCTGCCGCGCTTGTTCCTGCGGCAGGTCATTAATCTCGGCGGCGAGCAGCAGGCAGTAGAGTCAGCTCCCAACCAGCTTGCCGGCAGCCGCTCGGCAGACAACGTCACCATCACCGTCGGCAAGTTCTCGGTGGCAGACATATTCGACACGAACACGTACGCGCACGACCCGCGGGGCGATTTCCTGAACTGGGCGGTGATCGATGCCGGCGCATTCGACTATGCAGCTGACGCCTGGGGCTACACGCATGGTCTGGCGGTGGAATGGACGCAATCGTGGTGGTCGCTGCGCGGCGGACTCTTCGCGCTTTCGGTGGTACCCAACAGTGTCACGATCGACACCACGTGGAAGCAGTACCAGTGGGTGGGCGAATTTGAAGCGCGCCATGATTGGTTCGGCCGCCCGGGCAAGGTCAAGCTGCTCGCCTTTGCAACGCGAGGCCGGATGGGTGGTTATGGCGATGCGGTCAACCTCGCCCAACAGACGGGCAACACGCCGGACACGGGCCTCGTGCGGCGCCTCGCCTGGCGCCCCGGTGTTGCCTTGAACCTGGAGCAGGAAATCACCTCCGACCTGGGCGTCTTCGCACGGGCCAGCATGAACGACGGCAGCAAGGAAACATACGAATTCACCGACATCAACCAGTCAGTGTCGGCCGGGTTCTCGCTGAAGGGCAACCGTTGGGGGCGTCCGAACGACACGTTCGGTGCCGCCGTGGTGGTGAACGGCCTGTCGCGCGCGGCGCGCCAATATTTCGCGGCCGGCGGCATGGGCGTATTGATTGGTGATGGCGCGCTCAACTACGGCACCGAACGCATCGCCGAGCTGTACTACAACTGGGCGGCCATCAAACACCTCACGCTGGGGCTGAACTACCAGTATGTGGTCCATCCGGCGTACAACCGGGATCGCGGCCCGGTGTCGATCGTCGGGGCACGCGTTCACGCCGAATTTTAA
- a CDS encoding LysR substrate-binding domain-containing protein: MNLARFDLVTLGLFVAVARLGSISAGARQSHLAVAAASKRISDLEAAVGAPLLYRHAAGVELTEAGQACFRHAVGILQDVERMAGALSDFAAGTRGLVRVWANTSSITQFLADDLAAFMLANPAIRIALEEQDSGDIVAALRENRADLGIFAAGTPCEGLQSFDYREDDLALVTPRGHPLAGRKQVHFADAVDFDFVSLPPGTSLAAQLVDESLRLGKPLRLRIQVRSFEAVCRMVASGLGVGVLPRIAAQSHVSSLPGAGLALVALQDGWAHRRLLVGVRDPDALTSSARLLMTHLLGNPAAL; encoded by the coding sequence ATGAATCTTGCCCGCTTCGATCTCGTCACCCTTGGCCTCTTTGTGGCGGTGGCTCGGCTGGGCAGCATCTCGGCCGGGGCGCGCCAATCGCACCTGGCTGTGGCGGCGGCCAGCAAGCGGATTTCCGATCTGGAAGCGGCCGTGGGCGCGCCGTTGCTGTATCGCCATGCCGCGGGTGTAGAACTGACCGAAGCCGGGCAGGCGTGCTTCCGCCACGCTGTCGGCATCTTGCAGGACGTCGAACGTATGGCCGGTGCGCTGTCCGACTTTGCCGCCGGCACGCGCGGGCTGGTGCGCGTGTGGGCCAATACTTCGTCGATTACGCAATTCCTGGCTGACGACCTGGCCGCCTTCATGCTGGCCAATCCGGCCATCCGCATCGCGCTGGAAGAGCAGGACAGCGGCGATATCGTTGCCGCGCTGCGCGAGAACCGCGCGGACCTCGGCATCTTTGCGGCCGGTACACCGTGCGAGGGGCTGCAATCGTTCGACTATCGCGAGGACGATCTCGCCTTGGTCACGCCGCGCGGGCATCCATTGGCCGGGCGCAAGCAGGTTCACTTCGCCGACGCCGTGGATTTCGACTTCGTCAGCCTGCCGCCGGGCACGTCGCTCGCCGCGCAACTGGTCGACGAGAGCTTGCGTCTGGGCAAGCCGTTGCGCCTGCGCATCCAGGTGCGCAGCTTTGAAGCCGTTTGCCGGATGGTGGCCTCCGGCCTGGGCGTGGGCGTGTTGCCGCGCATCGCCGCACAAAGCCATGTATCGAGCCTGCCGGGCGCCGGTCTGGCGCTCGTGGCGCTCCAAGACGGATGGGCGCATCGCCGCCTGCTGGTGGGCGTGCGTGACCCCGATGCGCTGACCAGCTCCGCGCGCCTGTTGATGACGCATCTGCTTGGCAACCCCGCCGCACTCTGA